AATTGCCCAGACCTTTTGAAGATGCTCCTACtcaaaagaagaaaatcaaACCAGTTGTATGCATGGTGGGAGAAGCAATGAATCTATCAAATATGTTCCAGAAAGATGTACATATATCACATTTATCATCAATTTCATGTGAAATATGATAAAAGAtgagacaaaaagaaaaaaaaaagacaaaggtGAGATTATACTTtgactttttcttttgtgaaaaTGCTTTGAGAATAAATCTAACGTTGATAGAAGAATAGGTCATGCATGAACTTATAGATAAGTTGGGGTACTCCTCATATTGCTAGTCGGTTTTATAGTGTtacctcaactttctttataATGCGATTCTTTACTTCTCGTGGTAGTTGTTCAAATTTCACATCTCATGCCAGAATATGATTCTTCCTGATTTCTATAAATTTCTCTGCACTTCTCTCAtttgatttcattttcttttcatctTCCAAATCCTGTAACCATTTTGGAGActcatatttttcaaatttgtttatACTTTGGATTGTTGCTTCTTCCTTGCCAGATCAGTACTTCGGTTTGTTTTCCTTCTTGGATCTTGTTGCCTCCCATTTGGTTAACCCTTTTGCTGAAGATCAAGCAAAACGGTAAGTTGAATTGGAagtcaaaaaatcgaaatataaACACACATAGaataaattgctttattttatttatttgtttattagaATAAGGTGAGATGAAATTTATTagcttattttatttattagtgGGCTTTATTTTTCACTTAGAAAAGTGCTCACATGACATTATTACATTGAAACTGAATGATAAGTGTGATCTTTCAATTGCAATTAAGGATGTCATCTGACATTCTGATTAATCAATGTGCATACGATACATGCAGGAGAATAGGCCTCCTCAGGTATTGTTAGACAGACagactttgtttcattttgttattcttaatttttttttttccacatatgccttcgcccatgagcggtaggtctcgggttcgagacttgggagcagcctcctcataaatgggggtaaggctagccgacattcacctctcccagaccctgcgtaaagcgggagccttgtgcactgggtacgacctttttttatgCTCGATTGACATAAAATCTCATTAAATAAATAGGTAGATTGAACATGGCAGCTGCAGTTGTTCCTACAGTTCTTAACCGTGAGAACTATCGGAAATGGAGTTCTCGGATGAAGACCTACTTGTTGGCCGAAGATCTTTGGGACATCGTCGAAGGCACCTATCAACTtcctgaagaagaagaagatgaagaagaagatgctGAAGCTGAACGTGAGgcttggaagaagaagaatgttaAGGCCTTATATGCAATCCAAAGTTCTTGTGTGGATGATATTTACGACATAATCGAGTACAAAACCAATGCCAAAGAAGCATGGGATGCTTTGTATGATTCTTTGATGCTAAGTCATACACCATACGATAAAGGTACGTAGTATATACATGAAAGGGTGAAGGAAAAAAGAGGAGCtgataaacatatatatacctTGTAGGTGATCTATGATCTAATTTGATGAGAAATATTTTGTACTATTCATAATTAAGATATGCATGAATTGGAAatgtagaaaaagaaaagacaaattaAGAATTGAAAGGTAACATCTGAACATCAAGATTTCCATTTTCAGATGAGAGGTCACTTGTTGAAGCGTATCCAACCCGGATTGATGGAAATGATGGTGATGCTGCAATGGAAGAAGGGCTCAATGCAGGACACGATGAGATCAGCAATGCCGACGATATTAATGCAACTTTCATCAAATATGTCAAGTATAAAGATTGGGATAATGTGATCAAGTTGCTTCGCGAACATCGCCAGCTAGGAAGACTTCCAGTTTACACGGATATGGGAATTGAAGGCAAAGGTGGTACAGCTCTTCACCACGCAATCAGCCCGTTTCCGCACAGGACCGTCAACGTGCGCATTGTTGAGCAGTTGGTGGAGTTGATGGCAAAGGAAGACTTGGAAAGGCAAGACGGTTTTGGTCAGACAGCTCTTTTTCGCTTAATGCTTTATCATCCAGAAAGGGTTGAATTAGCTAAATGCATGCTTGAAAAGAACGACAAGTTAGTTACTATTTTGTGTCGTTATGAGGGCAAGACTCCTCTGGTTGTCCTGGCGGAGACGATGGAAAATGCAAAAGGAATGGCTCGCTGTCTTTACTCCGTTACACCACATGAAACACTAAGAGTTACCGATGGCGCTCAACTTCTTTCTCTCGGTTTTCAGCTCAATAGATTCGGTACAATTATTCCCGGCATACTTGCAATGTCAATCTTTTCCcgtctgattttgttttgttacaagtttttgtctaattttcttttgttacaaGTTTTTTGTGCATACTTACAATGTTAATTTTTcacatttacatatatatatatatatatatatatagatattgcGTGGGATTTGATTCAACGTTACCCACAATTGGCCATGGCTAAAGACTACAACGGGAATTTCCCCTTAGAAACATTGGCCAAGAACCGTCATGGATTCTTAAGTGGAAGCCGGCTCAATTTCTGGAAAAAATTAATCTATAACGGTTAGTACATAAATATTGCTTTTTACTTTCTCCTCATATTTATGTGAAATTGGTCCAATGACTAGGATTACAcgtcatcattttttttattttcataccAGTATACGCCTaagaagaggtcgcacttggtgtgatggcaagtgccttcgcccatgagcggtaggtctcgggttcgagacttgggagcagcctctccataaatgggggtaaggctagccgacattcacctctcccagaccttgcgtaaagcgggagctttgtgcactgggtacgaccagTATACGCCTAAGATTACAAATTGATATAAATATGTAGATGCACATAATCTCATAAAATATGTAGATGCACAAATTGATATAAATATGCAGATGCAcataatcatttattttattttattttcaactcTCCTGTATAAAATATGATATGTTCGTCTTCTATACCTGCCTCGCTCGAACACCATTTGCTCGTTCAAACTTTGATTTTGTGTGTACACAATTAACATAAAAATCTTGCTTCACAAGAATACTTGCTGGATTTAATGATTGGGCTTGCGTTCTTATCTTGGTAGGCATACGCATAAGGCTCTtcgacctagtttgggagtgaggtgcttaaaaaaaaagcacctatgaaaaaaagctgtgagggttttaggtgtttggtaaactgaaaaaaaagggcttattttggaagctgctgtgagaataagctgaaatcaaaggaaaaagctgaagctgctatttgcagctttggaaaactggctttttttcaaagcacatggagctacagtgctcctttaatgaaaagacccactatcagactgcttttttttccaaaagcacttttacaaaaaagtttaccaaacgctctgctgctttatttcacaaccgcttattctcacagcacatccgcttattctcacagcagctttttttcaaagcacagcaataccaaaccagcccttccTCCCATCAATGATAATCGTGTCAATGAAAGTGGCCAGAGTGATCAAAGGCATCTgtcaaacaaaaatgaaaatcagaaGCCTCTCTCAGACCAAAAAGAGAATCAAAGGCATTTCAGTTGCTCAGGTATTTTATATGTCTGCAATgcaatttgtttttgttaatgCCATGGTAAATTGTTCCATAATTCTTCAATCATTCCATATTTTCTACTGCTCAAGCGTGGTTTTTTTAACATCTTTAGCTCAAGCTAGACTTAGCTTGCTTATGATACGAGCCGAGCTACACTGAGCTTAAAAAGTTCAAGCTTGATATCATTTAAGCTCAAGCTGTTTCGATTAATTTACTAGTCTAAGTTGGTTCtatcttttaataaaaattcccaaattggcagacattaataaataaatataaaacacaGTTACTATAACACAAAATTTCCAGACATAAAAGATAGTCATATAAACGAAGTAAACACATCATCTACAAATATAGAGAACTTAGTAGTACaacccaaaacaaaacaaaaatgctTCAAAACTTTCCTTCATTTACGGCATTTTCTAGACAACCAAAAAACCCCAGAAaacaaaaaccacaaaaaaagaTCAATTGGGAGAACTGAAAAGAGGAAGAGGATTAGAGATTCACGGTTCTTACCCACATTTGAGTCAGTTTCTATCCCATGCAAAAAAGAGACACAACtactttaattaaaaaatgtaaTAAACAGCAACCAGAAGGCTTTATGAATTCCTGCCAATTAAAGATTATTACCTGGCCTTGGCAAAACAAAGCCTTCACATTATCTTCCCAATCACGCAATGCAAAGTCTGTGTCCAACAATGCTCCTTCTAGGTCTCCTAATTTCACCCTGCAAGCCTGAATAGAAAACTCACCTATCAATCAAGTGGATAAACGGAAATGTATTTCTTTTTAGTTGATGACAGTAAAATCAATGTACCACAAAAGAATGCAGAATACTCATTAACATAATCAAGTTAGCCTTCTGAGAAAAATTAACGCGAGGCCTGATTACTATATTCATAGTTGTCTTTTAGGTTTCACTCACCTCAAGGACTCTTCATAGAAACTCAGAAGCAACAGTAATTTTAATTTAGTCcaacatgtttaatttaagtacgATTAAGTTACTATTATACAAAACTATCCTCCTAACTTTTGATAATTACCCTCTCAACCCAACTCAACTCACGACTTTTTTGTAAATAGCGTGAAATCTAGTGGCAAAGGTTTGACTATAGCTTATATgtgtgttgttgttgttgatgaaaaccCTTTTTCATTACTTTTCTGATTTATATAGAGACTGTAGTTACTAGATATAATTGGAGTAATTTTGTGTAATGTTATAACTTATGCTTATTAATTTTTCATACAAAATTTGACCTGTAATACAGGAATGGGTTTATTCATCGGACTCGTGAAGAATCTTCAAAAACTTTTGGGTAGGCcacatatacattcatataATCAACCATATCGTTAATTAACTTTGGGATGATTGTTTTATTAATTGtcaatattatttttaaattattataattttaaatttgttttcttgaatgaactTAGGAATCAATCGTATATATGAGATGAAATTGATACATGAGCAAGTGAAGCAGTTTTTACCTATCATatctgaagaaaaaagaaacttaTTCTTACCAGAACTTAAACAAGTATTGTGTGTGGCCGCAGAAAGAGGGCATGCAGAGTTTCTTACTCATTTCCTTGGAGAAGCCTTAGATATACAGGCTACAAACGACAAGCGCCAGAACGTGTTCCAAATTGCCGCTGAATGTCGTTACCACAAAGTTTATAATCTTATATATCTCCTTGATGAGTTTCTCAAAGAAGATCcagacaaacaaaaaaaaatacagatgATATTGGGGTCGAGAGATAACTTTGAAAATAATATATTACATACAGTAGCAAGAATTACCTCATTGTCACAGATTTATCACATTCGAGGTGCAGCTTTGCAAATGCAAAGAGAACTACAATGGTTCAAGGTGACTATTTTTCCATTTTGAACTACCTATTATACTATCGTTCTCTGTATCATTTATGTGTTCCATTGTTGACAACCCTATTCCATTAAGAATTACCTCATTGTCATAGTCACATCCCTAAAAAGTTTCGCCAAAAAATGCAGGAGGTGGAGAGCATTATAGATCCCAAAGATTGTGAATCTGTAAACGTGGATAATAGGACACCACGACAAGTATTTACGGATAATCACAACGACATGGGTAAAGAGGCAGAAAAGTCAATGAAGGAAACATCAACTTCTTGTACAGTTGTAGGTGCTCTCATTGTCACCATCATGTTTGCTGCTGCAATCACAGTTCCTGGTGGAAATGATGGACATACAGGTCTTCCTACATTCTTAACCGAAAGGGTATTCACAACATTTATAGTTTCAGATGCAATCTCACTCTTTTCTTCCACAACTTCAGTTATTATGTTTCTGGGGATTCTCACATCACGTTATTCTGAAGATGATTTCCGCAAATCTTTGCCCACAAAAATGATAATAGGCCTTTTTACCCTCTTTTTATCTATCGCCACCATGATGATTGTCTTTTCTTGTGCCCTTTACATTATGCTTAAAGGGAAATCATCGATTGTTATCCCAAGCATTTTGCTTGCTAGTGTTCCAGTTACCTCATTCATATGGATGCAATTTCCGTTTCTTGTTGAGTTAGTTATTTCTACGTTTGGACCAGGATTATTTGATAGGAACAAGAAAAAGTTGTTTTGAATTCCTATGTTATCTTTAGTTGGGTTTGTATTTGAGTTGAGAGTATGAATCTCACGTTGTGTTGTTCACTTGAGAATTCGCCACATATTAAGAAACTTGTGAAGAGAAGCCAATGTATACGGCTTTCTATTTGGCCaatgatgtgtgtgtgttttcttttttcaataatGTATGTTCTTCAATCCTAAAAGAAAAATTCTAACTTCCAGAGTTTCTATTTTGAGTTATTTACCCTTGTTAATATTGTAGAAGAGAGAAATAGAAGCGGAATTTTAAGGAGAAAAATGCTATATTTTGTTACTTGATTAACAAGAATACAATGAGAGCATGCTGTTGCTTTTACTGAATGCAACAATACAATGCGCAGCACAATACACATTGGCAACAAACACTTAAGTAAACTCTATATAGGCTCTACTTTGGACATAAACAtcatatttaaaaattacatgTAAATCCAACAACGTTTGGACTTTGAGGACATGAGAAACCTTTCCACAATAGCGTTAACAACGATGAATATATTAAGCATTATGACACATATTGTATCAATTCATATTTCGGATATACTATAAAATCTCTCCACAAGAACCACAACAGGCCAAGAGACATGCATTAACCACCATCCATATATAATTGGACCTAGAAAGACAATTAAAGGAATAGGATTCTCTCCCTTCCAGTCGCCATCTATTTGGAAAGTTATAATTAAGGCATGTCATCATCTTCAAGGTTCCATCTGAAAAAGAACACGTAGTTCTCTGCACAAAATGTGTTAATATCATCTTCAATCATAAATCCCTTTTACAAAAATTTGTCCAACTCTTTTCGGATGTCGGATTTGAATCAACCTAAATATTTTAGAACTTTTCAACTCAAAATTAGATCGAACCCTATTTTCTTAGTCAAGTAATATGAtccaaatataaataaaataaaatataaaaaaaaacaacttttcTCACcctgtacattttttttttaacgtgtCGGATTGAGATTTAACTATTAACTATTTT
This window of the Malus domestica chromosome 03, GDT2T_hap1 genome carries:
- the LOC103423981 gene encoding uncharacterized protein isoform X2 encodes the protein MAAAVVPTVLNRENYRKWSSRMKTYLLAEDLWDIVEGTYQLPEEEEDEEEDAEAEREAWKKKNVKALYAIQSSCVDDIYDIIEYKTNAKEAWDALYDSLMLSHTPYDKDERSLVEAYPTRIDGNDGDAAMEEGLNAGHDEISNADDINATFIKYVKYKDWDNVIKLLREHRQLGRLPVYTDMGIEGKGGTALHHAISPFPHRTVNVRIVEQLVELMAKEDLERQDGFGQTALFRLMLYHPERVELAKCMLEKNDKLVTILCRYEGKTPLVVLAETMENAKGMARCLYSVTPHETLRVTDGAQLLSLGFQLNRFDIAWDLIQRYPQLAMAKDYNGNFPLETLAKNRHGFLSGSRLNFWKKLIYNAAFFQSTAIPNQPFLPSMIIVSMKVARVIKGICQTKMKIRSLSQTKKRIKGISVAQEWVYSSDS
- the LOC103423981 gene encoding uncharacterized protein isoform X3, which codes for MKTYLLAEDLWDIVEGTYQLPEEEEDEEEDAEAEREAWKKKNVKALYAIQSSCVDDIYDIIEYKTNAKEAWDALYDSLMLSHTPYDKDERSLVEAYPTRIDGNDGDAAMEEGLNAGHDEISNADDINATFIKYVKYKDWDNVIKLLREHRQLGRLPVYTDMGIEGKGGTALHHAISPFPHRTVNVRIVEQLVELMAKEDLERQDGFGQTALFRLMLYHPERVELAKCMLEKNDKLVTILCRYEGKTPLVVLAETMENAKGMARCLYSVTPHETLRVTDGAQLLSLGFQLNRFDIAWDLIQRYPQLAMAKDYNGNFPLETLAKNRHGFLSGSRLNFWKKLIYNAAFFQSTAIPNQPFLPSMIIVSMKVARVIKGICQTKMKIRSLSQTKKRIKGISVAQEWVYSSDS
- the LOC103423981 gene encoding uncharacterized protein isoform X4, producing MAAAVVPTVLNRENYRKWSSRMKTYLLAEDLWDIVEGTYQLPEEEEDEEEDAEAEREAWKKKNVKALYAIQSSCVDDIYDIIEYKTNAKEAWDALYDSLMLSHTPYDKDERSLVEAYPTRIDGNDGDAAMEEGLNAGHDEISNADDINATFIKYVKYKDWDNVIKLLREHRQLGRLPVYTDMGIEGKGGTALHHAISPFPHRTVNVRIVEQLVELMAKEDLERQDGFGQTALFRLMLYHPERVELAKCMLEKNDKLVTILCRYEGKTPLVVLAETMENAKGMARCLYSVTPHETLRVTDGAQLLSLGFQLNRFDIAWDLIQRYPQLAMAKDYNGNFPLETLAKNRHGFLSGSRLNFWKKLIYNGIRIRLFDLVWE
- the LOC103423981 gene encoding ankyrin repeat-containing protein ITN1-like isoform X1: MKRPTIRLLFFPKALLQKSLPNALLLYFTTAYSHSTSAYSHSSFFSKHSNTKPALPPINDNRVNESGQSDQRHLSNKNENQKPLSDQKENQRHFSCSGMGLFIGLVKNLQKLLGINRIYEMKLIHEQVKQFLPIISEEKRNLFLPELKQVLCVAAERGHAEFLTHFLGEALDIQATNDKRQNVFQIAAECRYHKVYNLIYLLDEFLKEDPDKQKKIQMILGSRDNFENNILHTVARITSLSQIYHIRGAALQMQRELQWFKEVESIIDPKDCESVNVDNRTPRQVFTDNHNDMGKEAEKSMKETSTSCTVVGALIVTIMFAAAITVPGGNDGHTGLPTFLTERVFTTFIVSDAISLFSSTTSVIMFLGILTSRYSEDDFRKSLPTKMIIGLFTLFLSIATMMIVFSCALYIMLKGKSSIVIPSILLASVPVTSFIWMQFPFLVELVISTFGPGLFDRNKKKLF